CCATAAAAGCATAGATTTATCTTTATTATTGAGTTTTTACCATGAGCGATTTACAAAACGAACCTTTAAGCAGTAACATCATCATCACGCCCAACGCCCAAGACTATCTGGCGGAACTGCTTGCCAAACAAGAAGTGGACGGCATTGGCGTGCGTATTTTTGTGGAACACGCAGGCACGCCCCGAGCCGAGTGCTGTATGAGCTACTGCCAGCCCGATGAGATTGATGAAGACGATTTGCAAATTCCTTATGACAAATTTGTCGCTCACATTGACGCACCGAGCATTCCTTATCTGCATGATGCGGTGATTGACTATAACAAAGACCGTTTTGGCGGTCAGCTTACATTTAGAGCCCCCAACTCAAAAGTCCCCCAAGTGGGCGAAAATGCCAGCATTGAAGAACGGATTACTTATGTGCTACAAGCCGAGATTAACCCCCAACTTGCCAGCCATGGCGGTCATGTGGAGCTTTTGGAAGTTATCGAAGATGATGCAGGCAAAACCGCCGTGCTAAAATTCGGCGGTGGCTGTCAAGGGTGCAGTGCGGTGGACGTTACCTTGCGTCAAGGCGTGGAAGTTCAGCTAAAACAACAAATTCCCGAGCTGACCCAAGTCATTGACGAAACCGACCACACTAAGACGGAAAATGCGTATTATAAATGATTGGTTAAAAAAGATAAAAGGGCATGAATTGAACCGACCCCCAAATCTTAGACATAAGATTAAAGGTTAGGTTGTTGCAAGTGGTTGTATTAACCCTAATTGGACTAAGTTTCTGTACTTAACAGGACTTAGTCCTTTTAATTTGCTCTTTATTCTATCATGATTGTAGTAGTGTATGTACTCATCAATCACTTGTTTAAGTTCATCTGTTGATGTAAATGTGGTTGTCTCATAAAATATCTCTTGTTTTAGCGTACCAAAGAAGCTCTCTATCACAGCATTATCCAAACAATTGCCTTTTCTTGACATGCTTTGGGTTAAGCCTTGTTCTTTTAGGGTTTGTTGATACTGGTGCATTTGATAGTGCCAGCCTTGGTCTGAATGAATGATGGGTTTGTCATCCATCTTTTCTTGGCTTAGCTTGGATAGGGCATCATTTAACATCTCTTTGACCAACTCATACGTTGGTCTGTCCTTCATCGTATAACTGACAATCTCACCATTAAACAAGTCGATGATGGGCGATAGGTAGAGTTTTCTTTGAATGACACTGCCATCATTTGCCTTGTCTTGTACTTTAAACTCTGTGATGTCTGTTGCCCACTTTTGATTGGGTTTGTCTGCTTTAAAGTCTCTTTTGAGTATATTGTCCTGAATGGTATCTTTGCCCATTGTGCCTTTGTAAGTATTAAACTTACGTTGACGACGAACCAATGCTTTGAGTCCAAGTTTAGCCATCAGTCGTTGCACTCGTTTATGATTAATGACCATGCCTTTTTGGGCAAGCTGATTGTTAAGCTCTGATGTGATTCTACGATAACCATACCTGCCCTTGTGTTGGTGGTAGATGTGGTTAATGTGTTCTTTTAAGTCAAGGTCTTTGTCAGGCTTTGTACTTTGACGAATGTGGTAATAAAACACACTTCTTGGCAAGTTTGACACTGCCAATAAGTCAGCAAGTTTGTGCTTATGCCTTAATTCTTGGATGATCAGGACTTGTTCTTTGTTTGTACTGATTGTTCCTTTTGACGAATTAAGGCATCTAGCTTTTTTAGATAGTCATTCTCTGCTCTAAGATAGGCAAGTTCATCAAGCAAATCATCCACACTTTTTTCGTGGTCTTGTTTGGTTTTCCAAGTTGATTTGGTTTTATTAGCGTTGTGTTTGTTTGACATTGCTTTTTTGCCTTTGGGTTTGGGTATTAGTCCCATTATACCAAAGGCTTGGTAGGACTTTAACCAAGTTGACAGTAAAGAAGGTTGTGGCAGATTAAGCTCTATGGCAAGTTGTGTAAGCGATTTGCCCTGTTGTATGGCTTGAACGGCATTAAGCTTAAAATCTGTGTCATAGACAGCCTTTGTGTGTCGTCTTTTTATGCCATCAATGCCATGTGCTTGATAGAGTTTAACCCATAGCTCTACGGTTGTGTGGTTTAGATTAAAGTGTTTGGCGGTTTGTTTGTAGCCATGATGATTAAGATAATACCCAATCACAGACAGTTTAAAGTCGGTTGTGTATTTTGCCATAAAAAGCACCCCAAAGGTTAGTGTGTCTAACTTTTGGGGTGCGGTTCAGAATTTGCCCTTTTTATAATCATTTAACTTCAAAATACGCCAATAGACGTAAGGTGCGTAATACGCACCAATAAGATTTCTATTTAAAAAGGTGCGTGGGACGCACCTTACCCCCCTACTACACACCCCCAAATACCCAAATTTTAAAAAATAAAAATAGATTATGTTAAATAAATACACCCAAAAAAACGGCAACTTATCATTGCCGTTTTTTGCTTTAATGGTCGCTTGGCACTTTATCCATGTCAATATCAGGATTTTTGGTTAAGTGAATGATGGATAAAATCAACCCACCCCAAACGATAGACAAAGCCACCACCATGACTGCTAATGCGGTACCGTTCATGCGTTTTCTCCTTCTATGGATTTGTGCTGATGATGTGTGGCGTGGGCAGGTGCTTTGGTCAATAGGAACGAACCCACCGCAAACACTGCCACCACACCCCAACCAAAGATAAGTTGAGTTGCCAAATCATAACTGTCATAGCCCTTGGTAACGAGTGAGAACACACTTAGCACCAACGCCACGATGAGCGAAATGGGCGTAACAATGGTCAGCATAAATGCCCAGCCCTTACCCACTTTCACGCTAGAAATGGCGTTAATGTGGTTGATGAGCTTATCCATGACAGGACGGTTAAACCACGTTACCCAAATGATAGACAAAATCGCCCCTGTTACCACGCCGATATTATTGGCAAAATGGTCAATCACGTCCACAAAGGTAATCGCCGTTTTGGTAGAAAACAGGGCAAGTGAGATGAGAGCTGATACACCACCGACCACGCTAACTGCTTTTTTATGCGACCAGCCGAATTTGTCCTTGACCGCTGAGATTGGCACTTGTAAGATACTTGCCATGGACGTAACGCCCGCCACAAACAGCGAACCAAAAAACAAGATGCCGATGAGCGTACCAGCGTCGCCCATGCTAGAGATGATTTTTGGAAAAGCGATGAATGCCAAACCGATACCGCCCGACACCACTTCTGATACAGGCACGCCTGATTGCACCGCCATAAAGCCCAGTACCGAGAAAATCCCGATACCTGCCATGACTTCAAACGATGAGTTAGCAAAACCCACCACCAATCCTGAGCCTGTCAGGTTGGCATTTTTCTTTAAATAAGATGAGTACGTTACCATAATCCCAAAGCCGATAGACATTGAGAAAAAGACGTGCCCGTAAGCGGCAAGCCAGACCTTAGGGTCAGCCATTTTTTCCCAATTGGGGGTAAAAAAGGCATTTAACCCTTCGGAGGCACCGTTTAGTCGCACTGCTTGCACCACCATTATGGTAAACATGACCACCAATAGCGGAATACAGATTTTGTTGACAAGCTCCACGCCTTTTCGGATACCGCCATACATGATGAACAGCACCAATGCCCATACGATGGCCACCCCGATAAACAGACTAGGCACAATGCCAAAATCTAGTCCCGAGCCATTTTGCAGATAATGCTCAAAGAAAAACGTCTGCGGGTCATCGCCCCACTGTTGCCCAAAGGCATATAGGGTGTATTGCCCTGCCCATGACAACACGGACGCATAATAAATCCCGATGACCGTACACACCAGCACCTGCCACCAGCCCACGATTTCTTTTGATTTAATCATTCGCCGATAAGCCGTGGGTGGGGCTCCGTGGTATTTTTGCCCTGCGACATAATCCAAAAATAGCAAGGGAAACCCTGCGGTTGCCAAGGCAATCAAGTAAGGGATGAAAAACGCCCCACCGCCATTTTCATAAGACACATAAGGGAAACGCCAAATGTTGCCCAAGCCTACTGCCGACCCAATCGCCGCCAAAATAAAGCCTGAGCGTGCCGACCAACTTTCTCGTTGTGTGGACATAATTGCTCCTTTTTTAATGTTTTGGCAACTCCTTTTAAT
This Moraxella sp. K1664 DNA region includes the following protein-coding sequences:
- the nfuA gene encoding Fe-S biogenesis protein NfuA, which produces MSDLQNEPLSSNIIITPNAQDYLAELLAKQEVDGIGVRIFVEHAGTPRAECCMSYCQPDEIDEDDLQIPYDKFVAHIDAPSIPYLHDAVIDYNKDRFGGQLTFRAPNSKVPQVGENASIEERITYVLQAEINPQLASHGGHVELLEVIEDDAGKTAVLKFGGGCQGCSAVDVTLRQGVEVQLKQQIPELTQVIDETDHTKTENAYYK
- a CDS encoding IS3 family transposase, with product MSTNKEQVLIIQELRHKHKLADLLAVSNLPRSVFYYHIRQSTKPDKDLDLKEHINHIYHQHKGRYGYRRITSELNNQLAQKGMVINHKRVQRLMAKLGLKALVRRQRKFNTYKGTMGKDTIQDNILKRDFKADKPNQKWATDITEFKVQDKANDGSVIQRKLYLSPIIDLFNGEIVSYTMKDRPTYELVKEMLNDALSKLSQEKMDDKPIIHSDQGWHYQMHQYQQTLKEQGLTQSMSRKGNCLDNAVIESFFGTLKQEIFYETTTFTSTDELKQVIDEYIHYYNHDRIKSKLKGLSPVKYRNLVQLGLIQPLATT
- a CDS encoding helix-turn-helix domain-containing protein; its protein translation is MAKYTTDFKLSVIGYYLNHHGYKQTAKHFNLNHTTVELWVKLYQAHGIDGIKRRHTKAVYDTDFKLNAVQAIQQGKSLTQLAIELNLPQPSLLSTWLKSYQAFGIMGLIPKPKGKKAMSNKHNANKTKSTWKTKQDHEKSVDDLLDELAYLRAENDYLKKLDALIRQKEQSVQTKNKS
- a CDS encoding methionine/alanine import family NSS transporter small subunit, with the protein product MNGTALAVMVVALSIVWGGLILSIIHLTKNPDIDMDKVPSDH
- a CDS encoding sodium-dependent transporter; the protein is MSTQRESWSARSGFILAAIGSAVGLGNIWRFPYVSYENGGGAFFIPYLIALATAGFPLLFLDYVAGQKYHGAPPTAYRRMIKSKEIVGWWQVLVCTVIGIYYASVLSWAGQYTLYAFGQQWGDDPQTFFFEHYLQNGSGLDFGIVPSLFIGVAIVWALVLFIMYGGIRKGVELVNKICIPLLVVMFTIMVVQAVRLNGASEGLNAFFTPNWEKMADPKVWLAAYGHVFFSMSIGFGIMVTYSSYLKKNANLTGSGLVVGFANSSFEVMAGIGIFSVLGFMAVQSGVPVSEVVSGGIGLAFIAFPKIISSMGDAGTLIGILFFGSLFVAGVTSMASILQVPISAVKDKFGWSHKKAVSVVGGVSALISLALFSTKTAITFVDVIDHFANNIGVVTGAILSIIWVTWFNRPVMDKLINHINAISSVKVGKGWAFMLTIVTPISLIVALVLSVFSLVTKGYDSYDLATQLIFGWGVVAVFAVGSFLLTKAPAHATHHQHKSIEGENA